In Hydrogenovibrio thermophilus, the following are encoded in one genomic region:
- a CDS encoding efflux RND transporter periplasmic adaptor subunit has translation MRRTALLFLATCLSASAVWASDAPVQKTKKPPVPVIAYEVKPIAIPVHLQVLGRLESKESVDITANVTERVKALHFKDGEFVRKSQLLVELNAEEEFALLEEAKEAAEEAKRQYDRVKEIEGRGTVTRSLIDERYRQWKTAEAKRKVIQAQIADRRIYAPFAGQVGLRNISVGALVQPGTKIVSLDDTRQMRLDLLLPSRYLRDLKLGQTVEIESTSYPGRRFSGQLEVIAPRVDETIRMVKARAMVDNPKGELKSQMMVQAFIELPTQEQLMVPNTAILMLGDRQFVYRIVPGQKPDVYKLERVEIETGERRNRMTQVVSGLETGEWVVSQGLMGISLNRPVSIKAMQQGQPQPELLKKSSSQSAVDVSTPAGDR, from the coding sequence ATGCGTCGAACAGCTCTGTTATTCCTGGCCACCTGTCTGTCCGCTTCGGCGGTGTGGGCGAGTGATGCCCCCGTGCAAAAAACGAAAAAGCCACCGGTTCCGGTCATCGCCTATGAAGTCAAGCCCATTGCCATCCCGGTGCATTTACAGGTATTGGGGCGACTGGAGTCGAAAGAGTCGGTCGACATTACCGCCAATGTCACCGAGCGGGTCAAAGCCCTGCATTTCAAGGACGGCGAGTTTGTCCGCAAAAGTCAGTTGCTAGTGGAGCTGAATGCCGAAGAGGAATTCGCGCTGTTGGAAGAAGCCAAGGAGGCGGCGGAAGAAGCCAAGCGCCAGTATGACCGGGTGAAAGAAATCGAAGGGCGCGGCACCGTGACCCGCTCGCTGATTGACGAACGTTATCGCCAGTGGAAAACCGCCGAAGCCAAACGAAAAGTGATTCAGGCGCAAATCGCCGACCGTCGTATTTATGCGCCGTTTGCCGGACAGGTCGGGTTGCGTAATATCAGTGTCGGTGCCTTGGTGCAACCGGGCACGAAAATCGTATCATTGGATGACACGCGCCAGATGCGTCTGGATTTGCTGCTGCCGAGCCGTTATCTGCGAGACTTGAAACTGGGGCAAACCGTGGAAATCGAATCGACCTCGTATCCGGGACGACGTTTCAGCGGTCAGCTGGAAGTGATTGCGCCGCGGGTGGACGAAACCATTCGGATGGTCAAAGCACGTGCCATGGTGGATAACCCTAAGGGCGAACTGAAAAGTCAGATGATGGTGCAGGCGTTCATTGAACTGCCAACGCAAGAACAACTGATGGTGCCGAACACGGCGATTTTGATGTTGGGCGATCGTCAGTTCGTCTATCGCATCGTGCCGGGCCAAAAACCGGATGTCTATAAGCTGGAACGGGTGGAAATCGAAACCGGTGAGCGCCGCAATCGCATGACCCAAGTGGTCAGTGGTCTGGAAACCGGCGAGTGGGTGGTGAGCCAAGGGCTGATGGGCATTTCCCTGAATCGGCCGGTGAGCATTAAGGCGATGCAGCAAGGACAACCGCAACCGGAGTTATTGAAAAAGTCCTCGTCCCAGTCGGCTGTGGATGTCTCGACGCCAGCGGGTGACCGCTAA
- a CDS encoding LysR family transcriptional regulator → MGQLEDIQVFIRVVESGGIGKAADQLNLAKSAVSRRLADLEARLETKLIHRTTRKSSLTDAGQLYYQRALNVMDAVTEMNQVTREQKNNLEGSLRLALPLSFGLEHLSPLLDEFASQHPKLTMQIDFSDREVDLVEEGFDVAFRITDLKDSTSQARKITPIRFVLCASPDYLQQHGTPETVQDLKQHQVLRYGSKTAMSWLLVGPDGQEHHLNLDAKMFSNNGHFLLNMAKSGHGIVLQPTFIAWKALAKGELVPIMTDYEIPPVAAYAVYPQNRFLSQKARVLIDFLVERFGNNAYWDQL, encoded by the coding sequence ATGGGACAATTGGAAGATATTCAGGTGTTCATCCGGGTGGTGGAATCCGGCGGTATCGGCAAGGCGGCGGACCAGCTTAATCTGGCGAAGTCGGCCGTAAGCCGTCGCCTGGCGGACTTGGAAGCGCGTCTGGAAACCAAGTTGATTCATCGCACCACGCGTAAATCCAGTCTCACGGACGCCGGTCAATTGTATTATCAGCGTGCTCTGAATGTCATGGACGCGGTGACGGAAATGAATCAGGTGACGCGGGAACAGAAAAATAACCTGGAAGGCAGTCTGCGGTTGGCTTTGCCGCTGTCTTTCGGCTTGGAACACTTGTCACCGTTATTGGATGAGTTCGCCAGTCAACACCCGAAGCTGACGATGCAGATCGATTTTTCCGACCGTGAAGTGGATTTGGTGGAAGAGGGGTTCGATGTGGCTTTTCGCATCACCGACCTGAAGGATTCGACCAGCCAAGCGCGCAAAATCACCCCGATTCGGTTTGTGCTCTGCGCCAGCCCCGATTATCTCCAACAGCACGGTACCCCGGAAACCGTCCAAGACCTGAAGCAGCATCAAGTGTTGCGCTACGGTTCGAAAACCGCCATGAGTTGGCTATTGGTCGGCCCGGACGGACAGGAACATCACCTGAACCTGGACGCTAAGATGTTTTCCAATAACGGCCATTTTTTGCTGAACATGGCCAAATCCGGCCACGGCATTGTGTTACAACCGACCTTCATTGCCTGGAAAGCTTTGGCGAAAGGTGAACTGGTGCCGATTATGACCGACTATGAAATCCCGCCGGTCGCGGCCTATGCGGTCTATCCGCAAAACCGTTTCCTGTCGCAAAAAGCACGGGTGCTGATTGATTTTCTGGTGGAGCGTTTCGGCAACAACGCTTATTGGGATCAGTTGTAA